In Devosia sp. XK-2, one DNA window encodes the following:
- a CDS encoding peptidylprolyl isomerase, which produces MIKLSRRIFAALALSAVIAAPTFAQEGKPHLILTLEDGLVDIELLPELAPKHVERVIALTEAGEYDGVVFHRVIDGFMAQTGDVANGDSTDPSYNLAMAGTGGSELPDVEAEFNSESFQRGVVGAARSQNPDSFNSQFFITYADASFLDGQYTVFGKVVSGMEAVDALEKGPQEMNGAVANPDKIVSAKIEYK; this is translated from the coding sequence ATGATCAAGCTGTCCCGCCGTATCTTCGCTGCGCTCGCCCTGAGCGCGGTAATCGCCGCGCCCACCTTTGCCCAGGAGGGTAAGCCGCATCTGATCCTGACGCTTGAAGACGGCTTGGTCGATATCGAGCTTCTACCTGAACTGGCTCCCAAGCATGTCGAGCGCGTTATCGCCCTGACCGAGGCGGGCGAATATGACGGGGTGGTGTTTCACCGCGTGATCGATGGCTTCATGGCCCAGACCGGCGATGTCGCCAATGGCGATTCCACCGATCCGTCCTACAATCTGGCCATGGCCGGCACTGGCGGCTCGGAGCTGCCCGACGTCGAAGCCGAGTTCAACTCGGAAAGCTTCCAGCGCGGCGTTGTAGGTGCAGCGCGTTCGCAGAACCCGGATTCGTTCAATTCGCAGTTCTTCATCACCTATGCCGATGCGAGCTTCCTTGATGGCCAATACACCGTGTTCGGCAAGGTTGTCTCGGGCATGGAAGCGGTCGATGCCCTGGAAAAGGGTCCGCAGGAGATGAATGGCGCGGTGGCCAATCCGGACAAGATCGTCTCGGCCAAGATCGAATATAAGTAA
- a CDS encoding GNAT family N-acetyltransferase yields MEIRDLRDAPEFFALVADRIWNAWWRPGGAALSHVEEALRAVVSAGLFPFTLVASEQGRFAGTVTAIERDIPARPDIGPCIAALWVEPEARGQKAGRLMTKLAMERLRLAGYRSAYLGARPALRSYYVAGGWTLCEEQVGSDGLDLFHIGLECAGD; encoded by the coding sequence ATGGAGATCAGGGATCTACGCGACGCCCCGGAATTCTTCGCCCTCGTTGCCGATCGGATATGGAATGCCTGGTGGAGACCGGGTGGCGCGGCGCTCTCTCATGTGGAGGAGGCGCTGCGGGCAGTCGTCTCTGCCGGATTGTTCCCGTTCACATTGGTGGCGAGCGAGCAGGGCAGGTTTGCCGGGACGGTGACGGCCATTGAGCGCGATATTCCGGCGCGACCGGACATCGGACCTTGCATTGCCGCCCTGTGGGTGGAGCCGGAAGCCCGAGGACAAAAGGCGGGCCGCCTGATGACGAAACTGGCGATGGAGCGGTTGCGCCTTGCTGGCTACAGGTCCGCCTATCTGGGCGCTCGCCCCGCTTTGCGATCCTATTATGTGGCCGGTGGATGGACCTTATGCGAAGAGCAGGTCGGGTCCGATGGACTGGACCTGTTTCATATTGGCCTGGAGTGTGCTGGTGACTAA
- a CDS encoding LysE family translocator, translating to MIDTAIVLPYILACLLFSLVPGPSVSVVVANSLAGGTRAGLLTILGTEISMLSMVFIVALGLDAVMTFVSGAFEIIKLAGAAYLVWIGWRMFTARGHLELEPGRRKSELRYIWQGALVNWSNPKTLLFLSAFLPQFVNLSRPAFGQIMVLGLIVMAVATLTDAVYALAAGRARHVLTAARVRMVSRISGVLLMAGGVWLALQKKA from the coding sequence ATGATCGATACCGCAATCGTGTTGCCTTATATATTGGCGTGTCTGCTTTTTTCGCTGGTGCCGGGGCCGTCTGTGTCCGTGGTGGTGGCCAACTCGCTTGCGGGGGGCACCCGTGCGGGTCTGCTGACCATTCTCGGCACGGAGATCAGCATGTTGAGCATGGTATTCATCGTTGCCCTGGGGCTCGATGCGGTGATGACCTTCGTTTCGGGCGCCTTTGAAATCATCAAGCTTGCCGGGGCGGCCTATCTGGTCTGGATCGGCTGGCGCATGTTCACGGCGCGCGGCCACCTGGAGCTGGAGCCGGGGCGCCGCAAGTCGGAACTGCGCTATATCTGGCAGGGTGCGCTGGTCAATTGGTCCAATCCCAAGACCCTGCTGTTTCTGTCGGCCTTCCTGCCGCAATTCGTGAACCTGTCGCGGCCCGCTTTCGGGCAGATCATGGTGCTCGGGCTCATCGTCATGGCGGTGGCAACGCTGACCGACGCGGTCTATGCCCTGGCCGCCGGCCGGGCCCGCCATGTGCTGACCGCAGCGCGGGTCCGGATGGTCAGCCGGATTTCCGGCGTGTTGCTGATGGCGGGGGGCGTCTGGCTGGCGTTGCAAAAGAAGGCCTGA
- a CDS encoding MFS transporter, with amino-acid sequence MTKSADAAAVGQKTEATGYRALLRLPLPRRLALASVPADFSDWLDYAAVIALVVFAWDEGPFIMALLALALSLPYVLVGPFVAVIVDRVPIRRVLVISNLGRGLATLAFAFTDQTFMLLALVFVRGSIDSAFTPARQAAIQASTPEDLRGYANGLHQAINQTSKIAGPAIGGLLLAIWPPQLVFMFNASLSLLATLIVLTLALPARAASTEARQTFFAESLKGVAEFGRSKRLLVALIFSSCAYFAFFLYDALIALLAEGFGFDATAFGLSIAASGLGGLVGALTAGRIAADRPILSMSLAAVVSGVATALVASLAMLGWSMPLAVFLLVLCFMGAATAFMLVPYRTIVQREAPPDRIARVFAAGEAVIVGSMLSAPLIGSAIASHWGTPAAFLAGGVVLICLGVVTLVFMRRS; translated from the coding sequence GTGACTAAATCCGCGGATGCAGCGGCGGTGGGCCAAAAGACTGAGGCGACCGGATATCGGGCGCTGTTGCGGCTGCCTTTGCCCCGGCGATTGGCGCTGGCGAGCGTGCCGGCCGATTTTTCGGACTGGCTCGACTATGCGGCGGTGATCGCGCTGGTTGTCTTCGCCTGGGACGAGGGGCCGTTCATTATGGCACTGCTGGCCCTGGCCCTGAGCTTGCCCTATGTGCTGGTTGGCCCCTTCGTGGCCGTTATTGTTGATCGGGTGCCGATTCGCAGGGTGCTTGTCATCAGCAATCTGGGACGTGGCCTGGCGACCCTGGCCTTTGCTTTCACCGACCAGACTTTCATGCTGCTCGCCCTGGTATTTGTGCGCGGCAGCATCGATTCCGCCTTTACGCCGGCGCGGCAGGCCGCCATTCAGGCCAGCACGCCGGAGGACCTGCGCGGCTATGCCAATGGCCTGCATCAGGCGATCAACCAGACCTCCAAGATCGCCGGGCCGGCGATAGGGGGCTTGTTGCTGGCTATCTGGCCGCCACAGCTGGTGTTCATGTTCAATGCGTCGCTTTCGCTGCTGGCGACCCTGATCGTATTGACCCTGGCGCTGCCCGCCCGCGCGGCCTCTACAGAAGCCAGGCAGACGTTCTTTGCAGAATCGCTCAAGGGCGTTGCTGAATTCGGGCGCAGCAAACGCCTGCTGGTTGCGCTGATCTTTTCGTCCTGCGCCTATTTCGCGTTCTTCCTATATGACGCGCTGATAGCGCTGTTGGCGGAAGGGTTCGGTTTCGACGCAACGGCTTTCGGTCTTTCCATTGCCGCCTCGGGTCTGGGGGGATTGGTGGGCGCGCTGACGGCCGGCCGAATAGCTGCGGATCGCCCCATCCTGTCCATGTCGCTGGCAGCGGTGGTGTCGGGCGTGGCAACGGCGCTGGTGGCCAGCCTGGCCATGCTGGGCTGGTCCATGCCACTGGCCGTCTTCCTGCTTGTGCTTTGCTTTATGGGTGCGGCGACCGCCTTTATGCTGGTGCCTTACCGCACCATTGTACAACGTGAGGCGCCGCCGGACCGCATCGCACGGGTTTTTGCAGCGGGCGAGGCGGTGATCGTTGGCTCGATGCTCAGTGCGCCGCTTATCGGTAGCGCCATTGCCAGCCATTGGGGCACACCGGCAGCGTTTCTTGCCGGTGGCGTGGTGCTTATTTGCCTGGGGGTGGTCACGCTTGTCTTCATGCGGCGCTCGTGA
- the coaD gene encoding pantetheine-phosphate adenylyltransferase, with protein sequence MSGLVGFYPGSFDPLTNGHLDVIERACKLVDTLVVAVGISATKKNPLFTHEDRIEILKQVLPAIGTRTNTAFRIVDFSGLMVQAARDNGAKLIIRGLRDTTDYNYEMQMVGMNAQMAPDLQTVFLPSSPPVRHISATLVRQIAEMGGDISAFVPQIVLKALQNK encoded by the coding sequence ATGTCCGGACTGGTGGGGTTTTATCCAGGATCGTTCGATCCACTCACCAATGGCCACCTCGATGTCATCGAGCGCGCCTGCAAGCTGGTCGATACGCTGGTGGTGGCCGTGGGCATCAGCGCGACCAAGAAGAACCCGCTTTTCACCCATGAGGACCGGATCGAAATCCTCAAGCAGGTGCTGCCTGCCATCGGGACGCGAACCAATACGGCGTTCAGGATCGTCGATTTTTCGGGGCTGATGGTGCAGGCGGCACGCGACAATGGCGCCAAGCTGATTATTCGCGGCCTGCGCGACACGACCGACTATAATTATGAGATGCAGATGGTGGGCATGAATGCGCAGATGGCGCCGGACCTGCAGACTGTCTTCCTGCCATCCAGCCCGCCGGTGCGGCATATCTCGGCCACATTGGTGCGGCAAATCGCAGAGATGGGCGGTGACATTTCCGCCTTTGTTCCCCAAATCGTTCTCAAGGCTCTTCAGAACAAATGA